The following DNA comes from Ptychodera flava strain L36383 chromosome 23 unlocalized genomic scaffold, AS_Pfla_20210202 Scaffold_24__1_contigs__length_23054250_pilon, whole genome shotgun sequence.
gtgtgtgtgtgtgtgtgttcttatTCTTCTCTATTATTTATCTCATGAATCCATTCCTTTTCTCATTACAATTTAATATTAAGTTGTAGTAGTAGTTAATTTGTAACTTAAATTTTGGCACGCCCTAATCATATAATGCATAAATTGAAAACTAATAAAAAACGTTGAGTGGACAGGCTCGGGCCTAATTAGACATACcaaattgaaattaattttatttaaaataaggACACAGATATTGACCTTCACTTATTTTTAGCAGAGTCTACTCTTCATGGTTTACTTGGAAtagccttaaccctttcaccccagttccctgtatacaggtccaactttaccatagaaaacaatggatttaggacaaaccatggtggtgaaagggttaatatataGTGTGAATAAAATAAACACTACGTTTGTTTTCCAGACTTGGTTGCTCGTGCATACACGTCACAGCTATGTTCTTTCGTATAGAAGCTGCAGTGAGAACTGGTCAAACCAACTTTGCCTGCACATCAAAACTATGCCAGTGGAACATACCCAAAGGGAAAACAAAGATCAAGCCAATGCGAGTTCGGGATATGAACTCAAGGCTGCTAAATTTAACAAAGGTAATTTCCTGTATTGTAAGATCTAccatattgttacgtgcagagaaaacgaacaaaagggtgaactcagcagttaacgtttaaacaaaatttattacgaaaataaaactaattgctaagttagggataggatacaagctttaaaagtgtacagactacttatctcagctgggacggcaaagctccagtctcagagttgtaacagtcagtcggatgaatgaacagtcctttggcttgcaggcttgaatttgcacaaagtccacagtataaatccagcgttggcagtgaagtcttgaaaagtcttgagaatgactactgctggagtttagtaacacacaagagacacgatcccaaaagtctgactggaagctgagcacgtcccttttataaaggcatataagaacaatctagaacttttattgacatgctaattactgttctaaaattatctctcttacacaactaatcaactttcagaacattccaaacatgactaattgaattcaaggttgtgaggtcattaagggcagtgaccttgagaatgttctagactaattgaactcaggtcatgatgagtgtggggggaaatgacctacataacacaccccctcttcaaaaaaaagaaaatttttcaaagaaaaatctttcttttgcaaatgtaatcttgaaaaagatttaagtactcaattttttttttactctaaagtaaaacttcttgaaagtgaacaacaataaactctaaatacgagagagacagtctgcaattaaattgtctctgcctttgatatgtctaatgtcaagattaaactcctgtaacattaaactccatcttagcaatctctgatttttgcctttaaatttctgcagaaaaacaagagggttgtgatcaatataaaccactattggctgatttgaagaagtaacataaacttcaaaatgctgtaaagctaatatcaaagataaacactctttttcaattgtagagtagttctctggatttgttaaatttgcgtgaaaaatagcaaacaggatgatctacccatgactatcctcttgcaataaaacagcaccagcagccgtatcactagcatccacagctaatttgaatggcaaagtgaaatctggtgcagacaacactggagcactttgcagtatggctttaagtgtatcaaatgcctgttggcattgctctgaccaaacaaactttactttctttttaagtaagttagtcaaaggctcagtaattgtggagaaatttggacagaattttctgtagtaaccagccataccgagaaagcgcatcagttgtcgtttgcagtttggtatgggaaaacttgaaatggcactgattttggcatcaacaggttttacctcaccctgtcctacagtatgtccgaggtaagttaccctagcccaaccaaactcagatttggcaaggttgacagtcaacattgctttgctcagtctctcaaagaacttccgcatgagcttgatgtgttcctcccaggtgtcactatacaggacgacgtcgtcaacgtaggctgcacaccgtctagcccggatatgacgtcgttgatcatccgttggaacgttgccggagagttcttcattccgaatggcatcaccttgtactggaacaatccgtctggtgtaacaaaggcggatatttcacgagcacgatccgtcagagggacttgccaaaatcccttcagtaggtcaaatttcgtcacgtacttggcttttcccactcggtcgatgcagtcatcaatcctcgggattgggaaagtgtctgtctttgttaaagtgttgaccttcctaaagtccgtgcacatacgataatgtgatctgatttgggaacaagtatgcacggcgaactccagttacttttactgggttcaataaagtcattgtccagcaggtatttgacttcttcctggagatatttcgcttttgttggattcagtctgtatggatgttgttttacaggcttactgtccccaacatcaacgtcgtgatagatgacgtttgtcctcgttggaacatcttgaaacaggtgtttatattcatggagcagttcttcacctgttgttgttgttctggctggaggtgtgccaactttgtagactccagcttctccaggatttctgagttctgaagcttgaccgagcccagagCGAGTAGAgcgtccccctctactgtctatggttctaCTGAGATACATGATTAGACTGCGAGACACAGTCGTGTCAATACCTCCACCGCCAACCACCTTGCGGAGGTATGGAGCATCCGCACACGACTGTCTCACAGTCACAGTCTAATGTATGATCAATTGATTAACTGCCAGAGAAAAATTCACGACAAGTGACTATCTTTTTAGCTTTCTTTATGCCTGTACATTATAGCGAGTCATGACTGTAAAATTCCCTACATTGCTTTAAATTGTCGTTTTTCTTTGAATATAGATGCAGTCAGACCCCTCGTCGATGTCACGAGGAAACTCTTCGATCCAGTCAAGGAAAAGCACCGAGAGAACAACGATGAAAAAAGACGTAGACTTTTCAATGGTTTACGAACTGTCGCTCCTAATGGATGCTACGAAGCACTGTTTGATAAATTGCCAGAGGATCAAAGCTCAGAATCCGACATCGTCATTGATACTTTAGCGGTAGACGAGCCCCCTTGTACACTCATCGATGACCCACATCCACCAGATGAAAATATCATATTAAAGTTGGCAGAATCCAGTGCTACCAAGGAAGAGTTTCTGTCAAATCTCGCCAGTACTTCAtttaatgattatgatgtgCAAATCATTGAAGGGGGACGGTTGGTCAAGCTGAAAATACTACGTGGCTGAAACAACGCAAAGGACGAATCACTGCCTCTCTTTTCTATTCTGTGTACACGAAAATGAACACAGTTAAAAAAGAAACTCATTGTAACGTTGATAATCTCTTAAAATCTGTCATGCGAAATTCACCTTCCTTAGCCAGTATACCAGCTATCAACCATGGCCTAAGTCTCGAACCAGAAGCAAAGAAAAAGTATATCGAAGTCATGAAAAGTCATGAGAGTTTTCGTCAAAGGGAATGTGGTTTATTCATAGACAAAGACAGGCCTTTCCTTGGTGCGTCACCTGATCTCGTTGTTAGCTGTAAGTGTTGTGGATCAGGTGTATTTGAATGCAAATGTCCCTATACGTTTCGGCATGAATGTCCATCAGTTGCCAATGTTGATTACCTCGTTACAGGCGAAAATGGTACTGTCCAATTAAAGAAGAATCACCAATGTTATGCTCAGATCAAGGCCAGATGGCTTTGAGTAGTTCTCCATGGTGCGACTTCTGAATATTCACTTACGTTGGATATCATTTACAACGTGTATATTTTGATCATGGATACTGGTGTGAGATATTGTTAAATTTAGAGTactttttttataattatataGTTGTAGAGTTAGTTTGTAAAAAAGGCACATCGTTCGCTGCACTGAAAAGGATCACTGATAGCGAGTAAGCCGGTATAAAATTGAGCAGGGAGAGTCTTTTATctgaataatattttgatatcaatCTATGAGAACCACAATCCCAGCCGATctagaggtttagttacacgaaAATACGTTCTATCAGTATGAGTAGCGTCAGTGTCACGTGATAACCAGATGTCGAGTACGTGTACGAAAGCAGTAAAACTTAATTCTTTAGATGAAGCTCGTTTCTTTGAGGAAATAAGTTCACTTAAAATTATGCCATTTGATTTATTTCTAAATACTTTGTGTCCTGGACACTTCTAGCTAAAACTACAAATTTCATATTAGTCATCCCGGACAGCACCAGAATACCACACAAAAATAAATAGCCATTGCCGTGCTCTATATCGggttttaatcagattgatttTACATTCGTGTCTGTCTAAACTCTAATGATCGCGAAGGGTAAGCTTTCTCTGTTTGACTAATGCTGGAATAAGTTGGTGGAAAAAAACACGGACAACACATTTTTAGAAAGAGAGTATTTTGCAGTTTAATTCCATTCTTCGAGTCATATAGACTGATCTGTACATAGTAATAGTTGGTTAATGTTAAataaaagaaagtaaacattAAGAAAACCAAATTCACATtctgttgaatttttttttctgtttatacATATATGGAAAACCTCCATATTATTACACAATAGCAGAATGCACGCTTTGTATCCAAGTGGCATTCCAACAAAATACAAGTTCATGTACACAACTTTGGATAAAGATTACAGATAGCAGCACATATTACAACAACGTCATCGGCTTTATCTAACAAAGTAATCggcatttcattttttaatatccGAAACGTTTTAAGTGTACGTATTgctttttcaataaatatacgcaaattagcaatttcctttgtttttgtGATCTCTTGTTTGGTCATCTGAGAACTGCCGCGTTTCCCAGGGGGTATAGATAAACGACAGTTACGAACAAGAAGATCTTCTGCAATTGTAAACCCCCTATCTGCCATCACTTCGTCATTATATTCAAGCATATCGTAAAACCCTGACTCTCTTGTGAGGTGAACGTCCGATGTACGACCACCCCACGCCTGAGAGACAAAGTTAAACGTGCCACAAGGCATAATGGAAAGTAGAAATTTCATGGTTTGATGATGCTTGTACTCTGAAAATGTTGCAGCACGTGAGAGAGGGTCACTTGGGGTTTCAATGAAAACTTCAGTACAATCGATTATGTGTCTGATATTTCTGTATTTAGGTGACTTGAATTTGATTGGTAAATGTTGAACTGCAATTTCTTTAGGAGGATTGTGGATGAGAAACTTAAGTTCCCTTGACAAAAATCTAACCCAAGTATTAAATATTTTGCTGACACTTCCTACACTGATACCGAAACGGTCAGCCAAATCAACATTGACACTACCAAGTTTCAGTTTCATGAGGGTTAATAGGAACTCGTCCCTTGGTTTCAATACACGATGTGGGCCTGATTTTTTGGGTGTTCGACTGAACCTCCGGACTTTTGATGAATGTATGCGAGGTCCATGCCaatatgtaatttttgaaacgtTCTCACCGAGAACCTCATCAAACAAAAAGTCAAACGTTTTGCGGTTTGGTAGACCTGTGAACTCCTTTACTTTACTATCGCTTTGTAAATTTGTGTGACTGAATGGGTGACGTTCTTTATATGAGAGTTTctgtttcaaagttttgatttcttttttgaGAATACCATTACattgttttaaagtttttatttgaatgTTCCTATTGTAAATGTCCTGCTTACAAAGTTCGTTGTCACACCTAGTACTGTCGACATCTTCTGAATAGCAGTAGTCGTGTCCATGCACTGTGTTGTTCACCGGAATTGTCTCGGTAGTTGGAATTTCAGCGCCGGTCACTGGAAATGCACTCGAGACGGGTAAGGTGGCTTCGTCAGAGGCAGGCTCGGGTTTCATAAAGTCCCTCGATAGTACATACCCGCAAAGTCTTGATCTCTTGGCAGGCAATGGCTCATTTATCCTTTGCATTGGAGGCTTTCTCATGGACTGTGGCTTTGCACTGATGTCGTATCCAAGATGTAATACTGGATCTGGGTTTTCATTTGTTGGTCTTTTATCGGGGAAATGATTCGAACAAACTCTCGAATAGCGGTTTGGTGTCCAATTATTCCCCTTCTGATCCTGTCGATTTACTAGCTTTTGCCACCTGAGCCTTCCTGCCATGTCACCAACCTCTGTTGGAAATGGATAGAGGACAAATGGTGGCGGACAAACACAGCGGCTCTGAGCCAGCTTGCATTGGTGTACGGTGCAAATTTCACGCATCCATTTCTCTAATTTAGCGCCGCTATTGGCGCAGCTGATGACAACACAATTCCTGTGACCTGGCAttctaaaaacaacaacagagaaataaataacattgaaataaaaatacacaatcaCAATCAAGTCTTTGAAATGGATAATTACtcgtatatttataaaaataattatcaagGAATTCGTTTTTATTATCAAAGCACTGACCgttagttttcaaacaacaagtACCCCAGGGCCTTACTATCTCTCCTGCCTAGACCGCATTTGCTGCAAATCGTACGCGTTTGCCATAGCCACGGTCCAGAGACTGTGCCATAGCAGATAACGCCGGCCGTACTTAGTTTCAgctaaatattgtaaaaaaaataggtAAAACGGTGTATATAGGCCTCCTGTATAACAAAATAAACGTTAAAATGCCCGTTTGGTAATACGTAACTATAGGGCCACCAATAAATTGGTGCCGCGGAGACTAAAATTATTCCCGCCGCGGCGATCGGCAGCCGCGGTCGGCTAATATTTTTGGATCGgagatttttttgttatttttagctGAAAATTATCGCTTTGTAAGTTATGAGTGAACTGCACTGTCGAGAATAAGTGCTACAAAGTTAAATGGTGAAGGAAATCTGGAAAATAATCGATAACTTACCTGGCGAAGCGGAGCCGACTGAACTTCCGTATTATTGTTTACGTTCTATTGTGTGAACAGCTATGGTTACGCAACGGGGTTATGCCCACTTGACCTTCTGCCCAGCCCACAATGCATCGCGCACAGTGGGGTCACCTGACATTTGAAActcttgtatatatatataagaacacaagctataaaaagcagcaatgtgcgaaaactgggaacgcatagacaaggacgaaacactaagcctgaatgaaatatttccacaacaaccgatcattgcatacaaaagaaatccaaacattagcgatatactgatacaggccaaagtccatggcatttttgtattaggaacaagtcaatgaacgaacgaacacatgacgatccaaacataaatattctggcctcattgctagaagaacaggagatcaacaatatcgacatgacataaaacaaaaaagatatacatatatcttaggcgactgaggaagagaccgttctggtttcgaaacgtggggataaaaaaagagtcaaggttgtcaaagacacatctgactacgcccacgtctcgccgtggcttattttaaaattaacgattcgtttgttaattttctcactaacagccaaaacatttcagacactaaacacaccaaagcacataaaagacgagatgagtgatgtgtgaagccactttccctttattacaccggTCTTCCTTTCCTTGAATTTGTGTCGGGTGAAACACAATGGGAGCCAGGAATTTGGGTTACCTGACCAACTTGTCGGAACGGACACCagggcatcattttacaagtggtatagccacaaactgatgacgtcaaagatgtgcgtaATTATGGAaatggggtcaaaggttacgttctaaaaggggcgataaattattttggggctaagagttaggaatgggggcCTGGAAACTTAGGGGGAAATGATTAAAAAGAAGCGTCCCAATTTTTTCGTTTCCCTCGTTTCGTAGTACCCTATTACTCTATCCATATTTTCCTCTGACACCCTGATACCTATACGGAAGCAACGGTTGATTAATGACAGGGAGAGAAGAGTTACGTTATTAGTTACTTTTTTTAACACAACAAGTAAAACCGCTGCTGGGGATCGAACCAAGCACCTCCAGCATGTGAAGCACCATctataacctgtactccacgagaacaagTTGCGGAAATAGGGATGCAATGTTCCATATAAACGTTAGGATGATAATGCTAAGCAGGAACAgattaatttataatgttcacttgtaatgatttgaaagtcttttacgcattttcattcttttattgaatttatgcctctgcattgattgctttattgcctgtctttatttttttctcagcattgtcgtgtttgttgtgcagatttgttattgtttgaatatttttcatattacttgttgtatttgcacagttaaagcataaaattgtcacttgtttaggatgttttatatgttgaaaactttgtgtttgacatttattattgaatttgtcatttgctgccttttttacaatacgaaaGGTGTGTGTTCCGTTTTACACAGGatacacttttatataaaagtggttcatcactcaacatgtatgaaatgcaatatttcattgctattgtagatgaaaacgtgaacaacaattcGTCGGATATGCCACGAAAATTACATTACAAACATTCTGCCGATCGACgaagtgaattaagtacagAAGCAAACGAAATTCGCTGCCGTCGGATATTCCACGAAAATTACATTATAAAAATTCCGCCGATCGACgaagtgaattaagtacagAAGCAAACGAAATTCGCTGCCAATATAATGATTTAGGGTCCATATACTGTCACTAGCACGAACTTCGTCTGGTTTGTGCATTTCCAGTGTCACATATCAACGGCAGTGACCTCCGAGTCCTGAGATGTAAACTTAGGCGCGATATTAGTTTTTAGACCGTCTCAAAGCATTTGGCACAATTTGCAATATGGTGTTATGTGCAGTGTAGAATCGATGAAGGGGACTGTAAACTCGAAGAATagagaattaaaatatgttggaCAATTGACATCGACGCCTTAGCTTTATCACCGAAACGCCTACGCCACATGAACTCATGAAGATAAGCTAGAAATAAGTCTGAAGATGTGAAGACCATCCAA
Coding sequences within:
- the LOC139125112 gene encoding THAP domain-containing protein 1-like; the encoded protein is MPGHRNCVVISCANSGAKLEKWMREICTVHQCKLAQSRCVCPPPFVLYPFPTEVGDMAGRLRWQKLVNRQDQKGNNWTPNRYSRVCSNHFPDKRPTNENPDPVLHLGYDISAKPQSMRKPPMQRINEPLPAKRSRLCGYVLSRDFMKPEPASDEATLPVSSAFPVTGAEIPTTETIPVNNTVHGHDYCYSEDVDSTRCDNELCKQDIYNRNIQIKTLKQCNGILKKEIKTLKQKLSYKERHPFSHTNLQSDSKVKEFTGLPNRKTFDFLFDEVLE